One segment of Podospora pseudopauciseta strain CBS 411.78 chromosome 5 map unlocalized CBS411.78m_5.2, whole genome shotgun sequence DNA contains the following:
- a CDS encoding uncharacterized protein (EggNog:ENOG503P0KS; COG:F) has protein sequence MTSANPWGYASITLSPERTVHATISLCTNLTTNQKPTNNTIPETWALDLTFTRSASAQPSTPIQLNLQQDTSPWKTLLQQTLSPPTPLLTIRFLFTSTPGYITRSDLIPLRFECLPGLLSAHTFLTPLQHVTPITPQSLTPSNLPQILSSSLGALLLSNDYSPAVLNNETNNRLGLPFLLPSPPTRKRIAWVQGREDIDCIERALSAAQALGISLVIIDEKGHWLQDPSSPWAHLREDFIEADVAPNEDFPQRIVDAVRGYPKPINGIVTISDVRLAGVAKACEILGLPTESPEAYEIAADKGRTRLLETVGAEESFVLRHKDDLEGVLAQNVELKFPMVVKPVIGWSSDCVTKVKNVDELRVAVKKASDRHADSPKPSTAVVVEPYVAGPEVDANFVMLNGEIVFADINDDFPSPADSANAGLRENFQETQNVLPSALPKHELEALQDQLRATLVRQGFKSGVFHCEARVRNSSVKYQDVGNGILDLVPANNQNSTDGATDPEVYLHEVNARPPGYLESVAVQLAHGVDYYALRMLLALGDAEEARFRALSHPFRNGPQFHLSVMIIQQTRRGIMRSADAAKEFLEKYPDVRENVVDYYTRKKGGDVLEGPDAASLWWIAFFSVVSRTSRRDLLERVAFIEKNFDYEFDHRND, from the exons ATGACGTCCGCCAATCCTTGGGGCTAcgcctccatcaccctctcccccgaaAGAACAGTACACG CAACGATTTCCCTTTGCACCaatctcaccaccaaccaaaaacccaccaacaacaccatcccagAAACCTGGGCCTTGGACCTCACCTTCACACGCTCAGCATCAGCtcaaccatcaacccccatccaACTCAACCTCCAGCAGGACACATCTCCCTGGAAAACTCTCCTCCAGCAAACCCTCTCACCCCCCACTCCCCTTCTCACCATCCgcttcctcttcacctccacccccggcTACATCACCCGCTCAgacctcatccccctccgcTTCGAGTGCCTCCCCggcctcctctccgcccacaccttcctcaccccccttcaGCACGTCACACCCATCACTCCCcaatccctcacccccagcaacctcccccaaatcctctcttcttctctcggAGCCCTTTTACTGTCAAATGACTACAGCCCCGCGGTCCTCAACAATGAAACAAACAACAGATTGGGATtgcccttcctcctcccctcaccccccacccgAAAAAGAATCGCCTGGGTCCAAGGCCGCGAAGATATCGACTGCATCGAGCGAGCTCTAAGCGCAGCTCAAGCGTTAGGTATCTCCCTCGTCATCATTGACGAAAAAGGTCATTGGTTGCAAGATCCGAGTTCGCCGTGGGCACATCTAAGAGAGGACTTCATCGAGGCAGACGTCGCTCCCAATGAGGATTTTCCTCAACGGATTGTGGATGCTGTGAGGGGATACCCCAAACCAATCAACGGCATCGTCACCATCAGCGACGTCCGCCTCGCCGGAGTAGCCAAGGCGTGCGAGATTTTGGGTCTGCCGACTGAGTCCCCCGAGGCGTATGAAATCGCCGCTGATAAAGGCCGGACAAGACTCCTCGAGACGGTAGGAGCAGAGGAGAGTTTTGTCTTGAGGCATAAAGATGATCTCGAGGGGGTGTTGGCCCAAAACGTGGAACTAAAATTCCCAATGGTGGTCAAGCCCGTTATCGGATGGAGTTCAGATTGCGTGACTAAGGTCAAGAATGTGGATGAGTTGAGGGTTGCAGTCAAAAAAGCATCAGACAGACACGCCGACTCCCCAAAACCAAGCACAGCCGTGGTGGTAGAACCATACGTCGCCGGGCCAGAAGTAGACGCCAACTTTGTCATGCTCAACGGGGAGATCGTCTTTGCCGATATCAACGATGACTTCCCCAGCCCGGCAGACTCTGCCAATGCCGGCTTGAGGGAGAACTTCCAAGAGACGCAAAATGTCCTCCCCTCTGCCCTCCCCAAACACGAACTGGAGGCTCTCCAAGACCAACTCAGAGCAACGCTTGTCAGGCAGGGATTCAAATCCGGTGTCTTCCACTGCGAGGCCCGGGTGCGGAATTCGAGCGTTAAATACCAAGACGTTGGAAACGGGATCCTCGACTTGGTTCCGGCAAACAACCAAAATAGTACAGACGGAGCCACAGACCCGGAAGTGTACCTCCACGAGGTCAACGCCCGACCACCGGGATACCTCGAGTCGGTAGCGGTGCAGCTGGCGCATGGCGTCGACTACTATGCGCTCCGCATGTTGCTCGCGCTGGGTGATGCAGAGGAGGCTCGCTTCCGCGCGCTGTCACACCCGTTCCGCAACGGCCCGCAGTTCCACCTCTCGGTTATGATCATTCAGCAGACGCGCAGAGGCATCATGAGGTCAGCTGACGCTGCCAAAGAGTTTCTGGAGAAATATCCTGATGTTCGGGAGAATGTGGTGGACTACTACACGCGCAAGAAAGGGGGTGATGTCCTCGAGGGTCCGGATGCGGCCTCGCTCTGGTGGATTGCCTTCTTCTCGGTTGTCTCTCGGACTTCGCGCAGGGATTTGTTAGAGAGGGTGGCTTTCATTGAAAAGAACTTTGACTATGAGTTCGACCACCGTAATGATTAA
- a CDS encoding uncharacterized protein (EggNog:ENOG503NXIK; COG:E), giving the protein MAYTNPNPLNVFSGPDSLSHYFDPEQNPPLPLVELPAALNPFRKDGVRIYAKMLTALPAQNVKSLPALEMLKTSSKARIAKRIVEASSGSTVLSMGVIGRALWGHEGVEAWVTNKKTRESLRVLRFFGVGISLYGGLAQQEPSDPKGIMTRLRRKAREEEEVCYLGQYDNDANWQSHYNHTAPQLALQLPSLSVLCSTIGTGGCITGTGRYLKSHLSSDIKVVGVCNVFGDPTPGPRHFPGFESSPFPWRETIDEFISVKSEDSFRMSMRLSRYGIICGPSSGEALHGLLEWLRENGTDELKRDENEEVNCVFLCADLPYQYMELYYQKLGEEEFPGIRNQCLLEVDQDPYDERWFLAPEQTVDMLVGEGGEKYDGEMLCMVPSSCACTTTRTSRTYRQQQQPFEGMFGDCSPGAVSDVSESASTIFSTASPSSSVYSVATTTSVESQHSSMGKVIDVRPRAEFVQSHLRNAVNIPLSVTKDDFYGDPQAVYERWKEMNAAFEETGVLNHQEEDDDRQTLVVCSDGDSGKMAASMLRGASKKVGKKREVFCVDGGWGVLEAWLRRRGYGDDVWDGVD; this is encoded by the exons ATGGCATacacaaaccccaaccccctaaACGTCTTCTCCGGCCCAGACTCGCTGTCTCATTACTTCGACCCCGAGCAAAACCCGCCGTTGCCACTGGTCGAGTTACCTGCCGCGTTGAACCCCTTCCGCAAGGATGGCGTGAGGATTTATGCAAAGATGTTGACGGCGCTGCCGGCGCAGAATGTCAAGTCTCTTCCTG CCCTAGAAATGCTCAAAACCTCATCCAAAGCCCGCATCGCCAAACGGATTGTTGAAGCGAGTTCAGGGAGCACGGTGCTCAGCATGGGGGTTATTGGGCGGGCGTTGTGGGGTcatgagggggttgaggcttGGGTGACGAATAAGAAGACGAGGGAGAGCTTGAGGGTTTTGAGGTTCTTTGGGGTGGGGAT ATCGTTGTATGGAGGGTTGGCACAACAGGAGCCGTCAGACCCCAAAGGGATCATgacgagattgaggaggaaggcgagggaggaggaggaggtgtgtTATTTGGGGCAGTATGATAATGATGCT AACTGGCAATCGCACTACAACCACACCGCCCCTCAGCTTGCGCTGCAACTCCCCTCTTTGTCGGTGCTCTGCTCTACTATTGGGACAGGGGGTTGTATCACCGGCACAGGGCGATATCTAAAATCTCATTTGTCGTCTGATATCAaagttgttggtgtttgcaACGTCTTTGGGGACCCAACACCAGGGCCGAGACATTTCCCTGGGTTTGAGTCAAGCCCGTTTCCGTGGAGAGAGACGATTGACGAGTTTATTAGTGTCAAGTCGGAAGATTCCTTCAGGATGAGTATGAGGCTGAGTAGATATGGGATTATCTGCGGGCCGTCATCAGGGGAGGCACTTCATGGACTGCTGGAGTGGCTGAGAGAAAATGGTACCGACGAACTGAAGAGGGATGAAAATGAGGAGGTGAACTGTGTGTTTTTGTGTGCGGATTTGCCGTATCAGTATATGGAGTTGTATTATCAGAAGctaggggaggaggagtttccGGGGATCAGAAATCAG TGCTTGTTAGAGGTGGACCAAGACCCCTATGACGAAAGATGGTTCCTTGCGCCAGAGCAGACAGTCGACatgttggttggggagggtggtgagaagtATGATGGGGAGATGCTATGCATGGTGCCCTCTTCTTGCGCCTGCACAACGACGCGAACATCAAGAACATAcaggcagcaacagcaaccattTGAGGGGATGTTCGGGGACTGTTCACCAGGTGCGGTATCAGATGTCTCAGAGTCTGCCTCGACGATATTCTCgacggcatcaccatcatcatcggtgTACAGTGTCGCTACCACGACCAGTGTTGAGTCACAGCATTCATCGATGGGGAAGGTCATCGATGTAAGGCCGAGAGCGGAGTTTGTCCAATCCCATCTGAGAAATGCGGTGAATATTCCATTATCAGTGACAAAAGATGACTTTTATGGGGATCCGCAGGCTGTTTATGAGAGGTGGAAGGAAATGAATGCCGCGTTCGAAGAGACTGGTGTGTTGAATCatcaagaggaagatgatgacaGACAAACACTTGTCGTTTGTTCGGATGGGGACTCTGGAAAGATGGCGGCTTCTATGCTCAGAGGGGCCAGCAAGAAGGTTGGCAAGAAGAGAGAAGTCTTTTGTGtagatggggggtggggagtgTTGGAAGCGTGGCTAAGAAGGAGGGGCtatggtgatgatgtctggGATGGGGTAGATTAG